In Desulfolucanica intricata, the following are encoded in one genomic region:
- the aroC gene encoding chorismate synthase translates to MLRYFTAGESHGPALTAILEGIPAGLEISPEYIDRQLARRQQGYGRGGRMKIERDRVKLLSGVRGGLTLGSPVTLQVENTDWVNWEPYMSPVNADYEPKRVAVPRPGHGDLVGAIKYGHEDLRNVLERASARETAARVAVCTVARKLIEYFGMEITGHVVQIGSIRAEDRTLKEIKKQIEKSELLCADPLAEEKMKKEIDDAKEKGDSLGGIFEIIVTNVPVGLGSHVQWDRKLDGRIAWSLMSVQAIKGVEIGLGFTAATLPGSRVHDEIFTGTNGYYRGSNNAGGIEAGISNGQNIVVRAAMKPIATLYSPLRSVNLRTGVEELAAVERSDICAVPAAAVVGEAVVAFEMARAFLEKFGGDSIAEIDARMKIYREQVSHV, encoded by the coding sequence ATGCTGAGGTATTTTACTGCCGGGGAGTCCCACGGCCCGGCACTGACGGCAATTTTGGAGGGTATCCCCGCAGGGCTGGAAATTTCTCCGGAATATATCGACAGGCAGCTGGCCCGCAGGCAGCAGGGTTACGGCCGGGGCGGCCGGATGAAAATTGAGCGGGACAGGGTTAAGCTTTTATCCGGGGTCAGAGGCGGTCTCACACTGGGCAGCCCGGTTACCCTGCAGGTGGAAAATACGGATTGGGTCAATTGGGAGCCGTATATGAGTCCTGTTAATGCAGACTATGAACCTAAGAGGGTTGCTGTCCCCAGGCCCGGACACGGAGATCTGGTCGGAGCTATAAAATACGGACATGAGGACCTGCGAAATGTACTGGAAAGAGCCAGTGCCCGGGAAACGGCTGCCCGGGTGGCAGTTTGTACGGTGGCCAGAAAACTTATAGAATACTTTGGTATGGAGATTACCGGTCATGTGGTGCAAATTGGCAGTATCAGGGCAGAAGACAGGACACTTAAGGAAATCAAGAAACAGATTGAAAAATCAGAACTGCTTTGTGCTGACCCGTTAGCCGAGGAGAAAATGAAAAAGGAAATTGATGACGCTAAGGAAAAGGGTGACTCCCTGGGGGGGATCTTTGAGATAATAGTAACCAACGTTCCGGTAGGGCTGGGCAGCCACGTGCAGTGGGATCGTAAGCTGGACGGCCGGATTGCTTGGTCACTGATGAGTGTACAGGCCATCAAGGGCGTTGAAATCGGCCTTGGCTTTACTGCGGCCACCCTACCGGGCTCCAGAGTGCATGATGAGATTTTTACCGGGACAAACGGGTATTACCGGGGTTCTAATAATGCCGGGGGGATTGAGGCCGGTATCTCCAACGGGCAAAATATTGTGGTGCGGGCAGCCATGAAACCTATTGCCACGCTTTACAGTCCCCTGCGCAGTGTAAATTTACGTACCGGGGTTGAGGAACTTGCTGCAGTTGAGCGCTCAGATATTTGTGCTGTCCCGGCGGCAGCTGTGGTTGGTGAAGCGGTAGTCGCCTTTGAAATGGCCCGGGCTTTTTTGGAAAAATTCGGTGGGGACAGCATTGCGGAGATAGATGCTCGCATGAAAATTTACCGGGAGCAGGTGAGCCATGTATAA